One window of Candidatus Dadabacteria bacterium genomic DNA carries:
- a CDS encoding TonB-dependent receptor, whose protein sequence is MNRLRMFFAFVLILVLFPSAGFSEETELEKIIVTGTKTGIDADRLGSTVTIIDRKEIERSGEKDIASIFSRVPGLKVVRSGSRGGVTSIFARGGQSDHNLVMINGVQINQAGGGFDISSLTTENIERIEIIKGAHSSLYGSDAAASVINIITKRGSGKARKTNSVALGFRAEDAMILEHSSSLSGSLEKLDYFLSHQRIIDEGILEVNNDYKNRSFTANLNLEAADNLDLSFFSIYRDSDFEFPTGSAGDRFDPVDPDSGTRSKSLVTGFDILFSATEWWENSVKIGYTRLDRENYDGPAEPEGSFGASPSETLDKRVSFEYSSSFFVDFDQLSTITSGGVEYEKENFEADPLDKSRENYAFYTQTHLDLLRTLFVTTGVRYDDNEAFGGKWSPSVFARWKIGQSGTEIRGGASGGIKEATFHENFSDFGGFTIPNPDLKPEETLTTEIGARQRLLDGAVELDLSFFRNKFKNMIAYNGTPFENGTNYENINRTESKGVEGVISLYPNDCLTLSAGYTYTDAEVTDDGGAGSAAFSKGEKLIRIPEHSFSFNAGYSKNVFDLSLSGNYVGSREDVNWSMFPGTRVRNDSFFIVDAAASYEISVKRFVEKIRLFSRVNNLFNKDYENVFGFSSPGFSMISGISAVR, encoded by the coding sequence ATGAACAGACTTAGGATGTTTTTCGCTTTTGTTTTGATCCTGGTTCTGTTTCCTTCCGCGGGTTTTTCGGAGGAAACCGAACTAGAGAAAATTATAGTTACGGGAACAAAAACCGGGATTGACGCTGACCGTCTCGGTTCCACCGTTACCATTATCGACAGGAAAGAAATTGAGAGAAGCGGCGAGAAGGACATTGCGTCAATATTTTCGAGGGTTCCTGGGTTAAAAGTGGTGCGCTCGGGAAGTCGCGGCGGCGTCACATCTATTTTCGCCAGAGGAGGACAGTCGGATCATAACCTCGTTATGATTAACGGCGTCCAGATAAACCAGGCCGGGGGAGGTTTTGACATCTCTTCCCTTACCACCGAGAACATAGAGAGAATAGAAATAATAAAGGGAGCGCACTCGTCTCTTTACGGTTCTGACGCCGCGGCTTCCGTTATAAACATAATAACGAAGCGCGGAAGCGGAAAAGCAAGAAAAACAAATTCCGTTGCACTGGGATTCCGCGCCGAAGACGCGATGATCCTTGAGCATTCCTCAAGCTTATCCGGCAGCCTTGAAAAGCTTGACTATTTCCTTTCTCACCAGAGAATCATCGATGAGGGAATTCTGGAGGTAAACAACGATTACAAAAACCGCAGCTTCACGGCAAACCTGAACCTTGAGGCAGCCGACAATCTCGATCTCTCGTTTTTCTCCATATACAGGGATTCCGATTTTGAATTTCCGACCGGAAGTGCGGGAGACAGGTTTGATCCGGTTGACCCGGACAGCGGCACAAGGAGCAAATCGCTCGTTACGGGTTTTGACATCTTGTTCTCCGCAACCGAGTGGTGGGAAAACTCTGTTAAGATCGGTTACACAAGGCTTGACAGGGAGAACTATGACGGACCCGCGGAACCCGAGGGATCATTCGGGGCATCCCCATCCGAGACTCTCGACAAAAGGGTATCGTTTGAATACAGCTCCAGCTTTTTTGTTGACTTTGACCAGCTCTCAACCATAACCTCAGGCGGAGTTGAATACGAAAAGGAGAACTTTGAGGCAGACCCTCTTGACAAATCAAGAGAAAATTACGCTTTCTACACTCAGACCCACCTTGATCTGCTGAGGACCCTCTTTGTCACAACAGGCGTAAGGTATGACGATAACGAAGCCTTCGGAGGCAAGTGGAGTCCGAGTGTTTTCGCCAGATGGAAAATCGGGCAGAGCGGAACCGAGATAAGGGGAGGGGCAAGCGGGGGAATCAAGGAAGCCACTTTCCATGAGAATTTCAGCGATTTTGGCGGTTTCACGATACCAAACCCCGATCTCAAACCCGAAGAAACATTAACCACGGAAATAGGCGCAAGGCAGCGTCTTCTTGACGGTGCGGTCGAACTTGATCTTTCCTTTTTCCGCAACAAGTTCAAAAACATGATCGCCTACAACGGCACCCCGTTTGAAAACGGAACCAACTACGAAAACATAAACCGCACGGAGTCAAAGGGAGTCGAGGGCGTAATCAGCTTGTATCCGAACGACTGCCTGACCCTCAGTGCCGGCTATACGTACACCGACGCGGAGGTAACTGACGACGGCGGAGCAGGGTCCGCGGCTTTTTCGAAGGGAGAAAAACTCATACGTATACCCGAGCATTCGTTCTCGTTTAACGCGGGATATTCAAAAAATGTTTTTGACCTCAGCCTTTCGGGAAACTACGTAGGCAGCAGGGAGGATGTCAACTGGAGCATGTTTCCAGGTACCAGAGTCAGAAACGATTCTTTTTTCATTGTTGACGCCGCGGCTTCCTACGAAATCAGCGTGAAAAGGTTTGTTGAAAAAATCAGGCTGTTTTCAAGGGTAAACAACCTGTTCAACAAGGATTACGAAAATGTTTTCGGTTTTTCATCTCCGGGGTTCAGCATGATTTCCGGAATATCTGCGGTTCGTTAG
- the accC gene encoding acetyl-CoA carboxylase biotin carboxylase subunit translates to MFKKILIANRGEIAVRIIRACRELGVATVAVYSDADRNALHVMLADEAYHIGPSKPSESYLVGEKIVAAAKESGAEAIHPGFGFLSENDSFAELCEKEGVVFIGPSPEAIRLMGDKVTARKIARDANLPLVPGSEGAVSDVEASRVAKKIGYPVMIKASAGGGGKGMRLVNSREEFESSLRMARSEAFSSFGDDSVFIEKFIQTPRHVEVQVLGDRHGNLLHLFERECSIQRRHQKVIEEAPSGFISQKTRKNMCEVALRIAKAVDYSGAGTVEFIMDQQENFYFLEMNTRVQVEHPVTEMITGLDIVKWMIRIASGEKLPFRQSAIKMQGHALECRVYAEDPATNFLPSPGPLHYVRAPSGPGVRDDSSVYSGCEITSFYDPMLSKLVVWGNSREDAVDRMLSALREYVVLGVRTNLGFLIRMMRDPEFRKAQIDTGFIERHPELLVPEESDPGAILMAAAVAINGGSNQVVQGKTAASSGWKLFARRAGVSGNPLL, encoded by the coding sequence ATGTTTAAAAAAATACTGATAGCAAACAGGGGAGAGATAGCGGTAAGAATCATCAGGGCGTGCCGGGAGCTCGGAGTTGCCACGGTGGCGGTTTATTCGGATGCCGACAGGAACGCTCTTCACGTTATGCTCGCGGACGAGGCCTATCATATAGGACCGTCGAAACCCTCTGAGAGCTACCTGGTCGGGGAGAAGATAGTTGCGGCCGCCAAGGAATCCGGGGCCGAAGCCATACATCCGGGGTTCGGGTTTCTTTCCGAAAACGATTCCTTCGCCGAGCTGTGCGAGAAAGAGGGAGTGGTTTTCATAGGGCCTTCCCCAGAAGCGATAAGGCTTATGGGGGACAAGGTAACCGCGAGAAAGATAGCCAGAGATGCGAACTTGCCCCTTGTTCCGGGATCCGAGGGAGCCGTATCCGATGTTGAAGCCTCAAGAGTGGCGAAGAAAATCGGATACCCGGTGATGATAAAGGCTTCTGCAGGCGGGGGCGGAAAGGGAATGAGACTCGTTAATTCCAGAGAGGAGTTTGAATCGTCCCTTCGTATGGCCAGAAGCGAGGCGTTTTCCTCTTTCGGAGACGATTCGGTATTCATAGAAAAGTTCATTCAGACCCCGAGGCACGTCGAAGTCCAGGTTCTCGGAGACAGGCACGGAAATCTCCTGCACCTTTTTGAGCGCGAGTGCTCGATACAAAGACGCCACCAGAAGGTGATAGAGGAAGCTCCATCGGGATTCATAAGCCAGAAGACGAGAAAAAACATGTGCGAAGTTGCGCTTCGCATAGCGAAGGCGGTTGATTATTCCGGGGCCGGAACGGTCGAGTTCATAATGGACCAGCAAGAAAATTTCTACTTTCTTGAGATGAATACCAGGGTGCAGGTCGAGCACCCGGTTACGGAAATGATTACGGGACTCGATATAGTGAAATGGATGATAAGGATAGCTTCGGGGGAAAAACTGCCTTTTAGGCAGTCTGCCATAAAAATGCAGGGCCATGCCCTTGAATGCAGGGTTTACGCGGAGGATCCCGCCACCAATTTTCTGCCCTCGCCCGGCCCCCTTCACTACGTGCGCGCTCCAAGCGGTCCGGGAGTGAGAGACGACTCGTCCGTTTACAGCGGCTGCGAGATAACGTCTTTTTACGATCCGATGCTCTCAAAGCTTGTCGTCTGGGGAAATTCCCGGGAGGACGCGGTAGACAGGATGCTCTCCGCCCTGAGGGAATACGTGGTTCTGGGAGTCAGGACCAACCTTGGATTTCTGATAAGGATGATGCGGGATCCTGAGTTCCGCAAGGCGCAGATTGACACGGGTTTTATAGAAAGGCATCCGGAACTTCTTGTGCCCGAGGAGTCCGATCCAGGTGCTATACTCATGGCCGCCGCCGTCGCCATAAACGGCGGCTCAAACCAGGTTGTGCAGGGGAAAACCGCCGCTTCTTCGGGCTGGAAGCTTTTTGCCAGAAGGGCAGGCGTATCCGGGAATCCGTTGTTATGA
- a CDS encoding ABC transporter substrate-binding protein, translating to MKKTAALLLFAVMAAVLGFVSCGENGADGAEEILVGVVVPLTGELESTGLTMKNGMELALGEINGSSLLGGKQIRFVTEDSESTVEGVREAYRKVIEEDGVAAVFGPFTSNSTREVIPIAHENKVVCFSPTSAASGLSALSEFAFRASLTVEHLVPEGVSVTKEHLRYSRVATITNSLDTFSQSNFEQLKRAFDSQGVTIVSEQSYVRPQEEQVPDLTDQLTAIKNANPDAVFISALPPGRTGVLVQAHRLGIEVPLIATLLTIADVSKANDQSAGAGAGAITFTNWLAAVDTPENRAFLRNYRRKYGQEPNAFAARSYGAVHILAQAVADSDSSSPQAIRDAMADVRVENTVFGDFYFDRNGDAVYEPIVGIVEDGRFEVLE from the coding sequence GTGAAAAAAACAGCTGCGCTTTTACTTTTTGCTGTTATGGCTGCGGTCCTCGGTTTTGTTTCCTGCGGTGAGAACGGTGCCGACGGTGCCGAGGAGATTCTCGTCGGCGTCGTTGTTCCTCTCACGGGTGAGCTTGAATCGACGGGTCTTACGATGAAAAACGGCATGGAGCTTGCCCTTGGAGAAATTAACGGATCGTCGCTTCTTGGGGGAAAACAGATCAGATTCGTTACAGAGGATTCGGAGAGTACCGTGGAGGGCGTCCGGGAGGCGTACCGAAAGGTCATTGAAGAGGACGGCGTGGCAGCCGTATTCGGTCCCTTTACCTCAAATTCGACCAGAGAAGTTATTCCTATAGCTCACGAAAACAAAGTCGTATGCTTCAGTCCCACCTCAGCCGCAAGCGGTCTCAGCGCCTTAAGCGAATTTGCTTTCCGTGCTTCGCTTACAGTAGAGCATCTGGTGCCTGAGGGAGTGAGCGTCACCAAGGAACATCTTCGCTACAGCAGGGTGGCTACGATAACAAATTCTCTCGACACTTTTTCCCAAAGCAATTTCGAGCAGTTAAAACGGGCGTTTGACAGTCAGGGGGTCACAATTGTAAGCGAGCAGAGCTATGTCCGTCCCCAAGAGGAACAGGTTCCCGACTTGACCGACCAGCTGACTGCGATAAAGAACGCAAATCCCGACGCTGTTTTCATCTCCGCCCTGCCTCCCGGTCGCACAGGGGTTCTCGTTCAGGCGCACCGACTGGGTATAGAAGTTCCCTTGATAGCAACCCTGCTCACGATAGCCGATGTAAGCAAGGCGAACGATCAGTCTGCGGGTGCGGGCGCGGGCGCGATCACCTTTACTAACTGGCTTGCCGCCGTCGACACGCCGGAGAATCGAGCCTTTCTTAGAAATTACCGGAGAAAATACGGACAGGAACCCAACGCCTTCGCCGCGCGGTCATACGGAGCTGTTCATATCTTGGCTCAGGCTGTCGCCGATTCGGACTCAAGCTCTCCGCAGGCAATTCGCGACGCGATGGCCGATGTGAGGGTCGAGAACACTGTCTTCGGCGATTTCTATTTTGACCGCAATGGGGATGCGGTTTACGAACCGATTGTGGGGATAGTAGAAGACGGCCGTTTTGAAGTTCTCGAATAA
- a CDS encoding peptide ABC transporter substrate-binding protein, which translates to MKNLLSALCFLLFISCGSGNKAPDAADISRKDTLNINIGTEPPTLDWSLATDVTSFTIIENIMDGLAAFDEKYEPVPALARSWRVSGDGRTYTFRIRKEVFWTDGVGLRAGDFLYSWKRILNPETAGSYAYFLFDIKNARKFNSGEIKDFSEVGVKAPDDHTLVVTLERPRAYFLSLVTFMSTFPMRKDIVEKYGTRWTEAANIVTLGPYRLKEWKHHKEVLIEEYGDYWGEKPKSAKKVKMIMNENPVSTLALYESGELDFLDSKGIPLLEIPRVKKLRDFRQSVVFRNNYIGFNTKKPPFDNPLVRKAFASSIDRKSLAGLLQGAGEPVTSWIPIDMLAHNPRIGISFDAQKARKFLEMAGYPGGENFPKTAFLYPDTGNNRIVAEAFQGMWKEHLGIEVKLVNQEWTVYLSTLRTDPPPVFRAGWQADFPDPHNFMNLFECGSGNNRTGWCDPQYDRLVEKAAGILDRGLRTDLYNSAQRILVETGVPIVPYLNSVQQNMIKPYVKGLEPDRLNFLYFSRVEFVNHSKSGER; encoded by the coding sequence TTGAAAAATCTTCTTTCGGCACTCTGCTTTCTGCTTTTTATCTCCTGCGGTTCCGGAAACAAGGCCCCGGATGCCGCGGATATTTCCCGCAAGGACACGCTTAACATAAATATCGGCACCGAGCCTCCCACGCTTGACTGGTCTCTCGCCACCGATGTCACATCTTTTACGATCATAGAGAACATAATGGACGGCCTTGCGGCGTTTGATGAAAAATACGAGCCCGTGCCCGCTCTCGCGCGAAGCTGGCGGGTAAGCGGGGACGGAAGAACCTATACATTCAGAATAAGGAAAGAAGTCTTCTGGACAGACGGAGTGGGGCTTCGAGCCGGGGATTTCCTTTATTCATGGAAAAGGATTCTTAACCCCGAAACTGCCGGAAGCTATGCCTACTTCCTTTTTGACATAAAAAACGCCAGAAAGTTCAACTCAGGAGAGATAAAGGATTTCAGCGAAGTCGGGGTAAAGGCCCCGGATGATCATACTCTTGTTGTCACCCTTGAGAGGCCGCGGGCCTATTTTCTCAGTCTGGTTACTTTTATGTCCACTTTTCCGATGAGAAAGGATATTGTTGAGAAATACGGAACCAGGTGGACGGAAGCCGCAAACATAGTAACCCTGGGACCTTACAGATTAAAAGAATGGAAGCATCATAAGGAAGTTCTTATCGAGGAGTACGGGGACTACTGGGGAGAGAAACCCAAAAGCGCCAAGAAGGTAAAAATGATAATGAACGAGAATCCGGTATCCACCCTTGCACTTTATGAAAGCGGAGAACTCGATTTTCTTGACAGCAAGGGAATTCCCCTGCTTGAGATTCCAAGGGTTAAGAAGCTTCGGGATTTCAGGCAGAGCGTGGTTTTCAGAAACAACTACATAGGGTTTAATACAAAGAAGCCCCCGTTTGACAATCCCTTGGTGAGAAAAGCTTTCGCGAGTTCAATAGACAGGAAAAGCCTCGCGGGACTTCTCCAGGGGGCTGGAGAGCCCGTGACTTCATGGATACCGATTGACATGCTTGCCCACAATCCCCGGATTGGCATTTCGTTTGACGCGCAGAAGGCGAGGAAATTTCTTGAGATGGCCGGCTATCCGGGCGGAGAGAATTTTCCGAAGACCGCTTTTCTTTATCCGGATACCGGAAACAACAGAATTGTAGCCGAGGCGTTCCAGGGCATGTGGAAGGAGCATCTCGGCATCGAGGTGAAGCTTGTGAACCAGGAATGGACCGTCTATCTGAGCACGCTCAGAACGGATCCTCCGCCAGTATTCAGAGCCGGATGGCAGGCGGATTTTCCAGATCCTCACAATTTCATGAATCTCTTTGAGTGCGGAAGCGGGAATAACCGTACCGGGTGGTGCGATCCGCAGTACGATCGATTAGTGGAGAAGGCGGCCGGGATTCTCGACCGCGGGCTAAGAACGGATCTTTACAACAGCGCCCAGAGAATCCTTGTGGAAACCGGCGTGCCGATAGTTCCTTATCTAAACTCGGTTCAGCAGAACATGATCAAGCCGTACGTAAAAGGTCTTGAACCTGACCGCCTTAATTTTCTTTACTTCAGCAGAGTCGAGTTTGTGAACCATTCCAAATCCGGCGAGCGCTGA
- a CDS encoding LLM class flavin-dependent oxidoreductase: MGKEIKFGLSAPMPGADVDGLVNFSIKADQLGFDTIWYPDHLLFVAPEAIAPEAWTVAAAAAMKTENIALGTVSDPHRMHPAVFAQRLATVDQLSKGRVVLTLGVGESMNLDAFGIEWGKPLSKLRESIEVMELLWETDEPVDFDGQFYKLENAFLQIKPYERNKIPFYMATHTPKGLQLTGEKCDGWLPIDLNPDLYSGYLGDIKAAADNVGRSIDDGFDPALWVFTSLGESVDAAYETLEPFKYVLVMQDQLLKAGYDVEIPEEYHGLNYFNIVPTDEEGRQRFRQLGQLFPREAILDFTITGSKKDCIEKIEKFIDAGVRNFVLFYRFSPDPDLALETYSKEIIPYFK; encoded by the coding sequence GTGGGAAAAGAAATAAAATTTGGACTTTCCGCTCCGATGCCGGGAGCTGACGTTGACGGACTCGTAAATTTCTCGATAAAAGCCGATCAGCTTGGATTCGACACCATATGGTACCCCGACCATCTGCTTTTCGTGGCGCCGGAAGCCATTGCTCCCGAGGCGTGGACCGTGGCGGCGGCGGCAGCTATGAAAACGGAAAACATAGCTTTGGGGACGGTTTCTGATCCCCACAGAATGCATCCCGCTGTTTTCGCCCAGAGACTCGCGACCGTTGACCAGCTTTCAAAGGGCAGGGTAGTGCTAACCCTCGGAGTCGGGGAATCGATGAATCTCGACGCATTCGGAATCGAGTGGGGAAAACCCCTTTCGAAACTAAGAGAATCAATAGAAGTCATGGAGCTTCTCTGGGAAACTGACGAGCCCGTGGATTTTGACGGACAGTTCTACAAACTTGAGAACGCGTTTCTGCAGATAAAACCCTACGAGAGAAACAAGATACCGTTTTACATGGCCACCCACACGCCCAAGGGACTTCAGCTTACGGGAGAAAAGTGCGACGGATGGCTGCCGATAGACTTGAATCCCGATCTCTATTCGGGTTACCTCGGGGATATAAAGGCGGCGGCGGATAACGTGGGAAGATCGATTGACGACGGTTTTGACCCGGCGCTTTGGGTATTCACCTCTCTTGGAGAAAGCGTTGACGCAGCCTACGAGACTCTTGAACCCTTCAAGTACGTGCTGGTCATGCAGGACCAGCTGCTCAAGGCGGGCTACGACGTCGAGATACCCGAGGAATACCACGGCCTTAACTATTTCAACATAGTGCCGACGGATGAAGAGGGGAGACAGAGGTTCAGACAGCTCGGGCAGCTTTTCCCGAGAGAAGCCATACTTGATTTCACCATTACGGGATCAAAAAAAGACTGCATAGAGAAAATCGAGAAGTTCATAGATGCCGGTGTAAGGAATTTCGTGCTTTTCTACAGATTCAGCCCCGATCCGGATCTGGCGCTTGAAACTTACTCAAAAGAGATAATTCCTTACTTCAAGTAA
- the rplM gene encoding 50S ribosomal protein L13, with translation MKSYMARNDDFEKKWYLIDARGKPVGRLATKVVSILRGKNKPQFAPHSDIGDFVVIVNADKATFSGRKWEQKTYYSHSHYPGGLKSVTAQELAEKKPGEIIRKAVWGMLPKNRWQKKLIQRMKIYVGDKHPHMAQNPEVLEV, from the coding sequence ATGAAGTCATACATGGCCAGAAACGACGATTTTGAAAAAAAGTGGTACCTGATCGACGCTCGGGGAAAACCCGTCGGAAGGCTTGCAACCAAGGTGGTTTCGATTCTTAGGGGCAAGAACAAACCGCAGTTTGCTCCTCATTCGGATATCGGAGATTTCGTCGTTATAGTCAACGCCGACAAAGCCACGTTCTCTGGCAGGAAGTGGGAGCAGAAAACCTACTACAGCCATTCCCACTATCCCGGGGGACTTAAATCCGTTACTGCGCAAGAACTGGCTGAGAAAAAGCCGGGAGAGATAATCCGCAAGGCCGTCTGGGGGATGCTTCCCAAAAACAGGTGGCAGAAGAAACTCATACAGCGGATGAAAATCTATGTCGGAGACAAGCATCCGCACATGGCCCAAAATCCCGAGGTTCTGGAGGTCTGA
- a CDS encoding LLM class flavin-dependent oxidoreductase — translation MRFGIGLFSMQTHKDLDYSHVDLYRNSLDHVRLAETVDFDSVWLSEHHFLEDGYCSSPLGMAAAMAAVTERVRIGTGALILTLHNPVRVAEDAATVDLISGGRFDLGVAIGYRKEEFEGFGVPMTQRPSRIEEGIEIIEKCWEEGSFSYEGKRFSFRDIDVTPKPVQRPIPIYIGAFEEPAVRRAGRLGYPLLIGPGRTVPMIMDTLGWYNDEAEKAGRDPSGAEHILLRETYVRETMEEATAGGTEYIINMYRFYLSLGVKIVIRGKNITDPDDPFFEYMAEDRFMIGTPGHCVEEVRKYAEKTGIQNIMCRMVFPQASAEVIAHSIELFGNQVIPEFR, via the coding sequence ATGAGATTCGGCATCGGACTCTTCAGTATGCAGACCCACAAGGATCTTGACTACAGTCATGTGGATCTTTACAGAAATTCCCTGGACCACGTGAGACTTGCCGAAACGGTGGATTTCGATTCGGTATGGCTTTCCGAGCATCATTTTCTTGAGGATGGATACTGCTCTTCCCCTCTTGGGATGGCCGCCGCGATGGCCGCTGTGACCGAGAGAGTGAGAATAGGCACGGGAGCCCTGATACTCACGCTTCATAACCCGGTGAGAGTGGCCGAAGACGCCGCCACGGTCGATCTCATTTCCGGCGGAAGATTCGATCTGGGAGTCGCGATAGGATACAGAAAAGAGGAATTCGAGGGGTTCGGAGTCCCGATGACGCAAAGACCCTCGAGAATCGAGGAAGGAATAGAGATAATCGAGAAATGCTGGGAAGAAGGGTCTTTTTCCTATGAAGGCAAGAGGTTCAGCTTTCGGGACATAGACGTTACCCCCAAACCCGTGCAGAGACCCATACCCATATACATAGGAGCTTTCGAGGAACCCGCCGTGCGGCGGGCCGGGCGCCTCGGGTACCCACTTCTTATCGGCCCCGGCAGGACGGTTCCCATGATAATGGATACCCTCGGGTGGTATAACGACGAGGCGGAAAAAGCCGGACGCGATCCGTCAGGAGCGGAGCACATACTGCTTCGGGAAACTTACGTGCGTGAAACCATGGAAGAAGCCACTGCGGGCGGAACCGAATACATAATAAACATGTACAGGTTCTACCTGAGCCTTGGGGTCAAGATAGTGATACGGGGAAAAAACATAACCGATCCTGACGACCCGTTTTTTGAATACATGGCGGAAGACCGTTTTATGATCGGCACCCCCGGGCACTGCGTCGAAGAAGTGAGAAAGTACGCTGAGAAAACCGGAATACAAAACATAATGTGCAGGATGGTGTTTCCCCAGGCCTCCGCGGAAGTTATAGCGCATTCAATCGAGCTTTTCGGAAACCAGGTGATTCCCGAATTCAGATGA
- the rpsI gene encoding 30S ribosomal protein S9, whose protein sequence is MPETVIYNGTGRRKTSIARVWLRRGSGSITVNKKSVEEYFPREVWQIKAREPLSVTDTSMEYDVMVRVKGGGLTGQAGAMSHGLARALLKANESLRKKLKVSGLLKRDPRMVESKKYGKRKARRGQQFSKR, encoded by the coding sequence ATGCCTGAAACCGTTATTTACAATGGCACGGGGAGAAGAAAAACGTCAATCGCAAGAGTCTGGCTCAGGAGAGGCAGCGGTTCCATTACCGTGAACAAAAAATCCGTGGAAGAGTACTTTCCCAGAGAAGTATGGCAGATAAAGGCCCGTGAGCCGCTCAGCGTCACCGATACTTCCATGGAATATGACGTGATGGTCAGGGTGAAGGGAGGAGGACTTACCGGCCAGGCGGGAGCCATGAGCCACGGACTTGCCAGAGCCCTTCTCAAGGCCAACGAGTCGCTTCGCAAGAAACTCAAGGTTTCCGGACTGCTGAAACGCGATCCCAGGATGGTTGAGAGCAAAAAGTACGGGAAACGCAAGGCGAGAAGGGGACAGCAGTTCTCCAAAAGGTAA
- the grxC gene encoding glutaredoxin 3: MSSVTIYTSFYCTYCARAKRLLDKKQVDYEEIRLDENPEKREELIKRLNWRTVPMIFVGKQFIGGYDDLAALEHSGELDRMLASQAQGDS; the protein is encoded by the coding sequence TTGAGTTCAGTAACGATATACACAAGCTTTTACTGCACTTACTGCGCAAGGGCAAAAAGACTCCTTGACAAAAAACAGGTGGATTACGAAGAGATCAGGCTTGACGAGAATCCGGAAAAAAGAGAGGAGCTTATCAAGAGACTTAACTGGAGAACCGTACCCATGATCTTCGTCGGCAAGCAGTTCATAGGCGGCTACGACGATCTGGCGGCCCTTGAGCACTCAGGGGAACTTGACCGCATGCTTGCTTCCCAAGCACAAGGCGATTCCTGA
- a CDS encoding ABC transporter permease: MNRFASEVITSLVNFVLGVGEVCFFFWNSVVATVTPPYDYGLLTVQIYDIGYRSVSIVVVSAMAIGMVMVVQMAWGFAWFGAKGLVGPVVTLSFVRELGPIITSLLVGGRVGSGITAEISSMKVTEQIDAIKTLGADPIRKLVSPRLMACIISFPLLAVISNLAGIGGAMIISQMELNVKPTLFIESIRGWVSLEDLMTGISKTLFFGIIVAITGCYVGMKAEGGTRGVGNATTKTVVISLFLIILFDFILSKIFVIAFYDF; the protein is encoded by the coding sequence ATGAACAGGTTCGCATCCGAAGTTATAACCAGTCTCGTTAACTTTGTTCTCGGCGTGGGAGAGGTCTGCTTTTTCTTCTGGAATTCAGTCGTAGCCACCGTTACCCCTCCCTACGATTACGGTCTTCTTACTGTCCAGATATACGATATAGGCTATCGTTCCGTGTCGATAGTAGTGGTCTCCGCCATGGCTATCGGAATGGTGATGGTGGTGCAGATGGCGTGGGGATTCGCGTGGTTCGGGGCTAAGGGGCTCGTAGGTCCCGTGGTTACTCTCTCGTTTGTGAGGGAGCTCGGTCCCATAATAACCTCTCTTCTTGTGGGCGGCAGGGTAGGTTCCGGCATCACGGCCGAGATAAGCTCGATGAAGGTGACAGAGCAGATAGACGCCATAAAGACCCTTGGAGCCGATCCGATCAGAAAACTTGTCTCTCCAAGACTCATGGCGTGCATCATCTCTTTTCCGCTGCTTGCGGTAATATCGAACCTGGCGGGCATAGGAGGGGCGATGATCATCTCTCAGATGGAACTTAACGTGAAACCCACTCTTTTCATTGAAAGCATAAGGGGCTGGGTTTCCCTTGAAGACCTGATGACCGGTATTTCCAAGACGCTGTTTTTCGGAATCATAGTGGCGATCACGGGTTGCTATGTGGGAATGAAGGCCGAGGGGGGAACGCGCGGGGTCGGAAACGCCACCACTAAAACTGTTGTGATCTCGCTTTTTCTGATAATACTTTTCGACTTCATTCTCTCGAAAATATTCGTTATTGCTTTTTATGACTTCTAA